The genomic segment AATACTATTCTGTCAGCTTCTTTTCGGACTACAATGCCTCGAACACCATAAAAGTCTGCATTTATCAAACAGTTTGCGAGGGCTTCCCTCAATGCTTCATGTACGGGAGTATCATCAATACGGTTTCCATCGATTGTTTTAAAAGGTACCTTGATATCTTTAACAAGTTTATTATATACTCGGAAGTAAAAATCACATATATTACCGGACCATTCACCGGAACTTGACTGTAAGCGATCGGTCCAGCGTATAGTTGGATCCAGAATTTCACGATAATCTAAAAAATATTCAGGGAAATGTCGTACAATGTTATATTCATCTCCAAACATTAGCATTCCTGCAGCTGTTGGATGAAGGCATTTATCAATATTGGAAATGGCAGCAGCTCCTATGCTGCGTAAATATTCAGAATCATTTAAACGGCCAAATGGATGTGCAGGTTTAAGGGCTCGATGTCTGTTGCGATATCCCTGAATGGTTTCATAATTTAGGTCGCTTATTGGAACATCATCCAGTACATCCATATCCATAGTGTTGTCTGTCTGGTCGCGGAGCATGGCTTTCACCTGAAGTTTGGTACAATGATAGTCTCCTTCGTGATTTCTTCGAAATGTTCCGCCAAATATATCATCATTAATATACACAGGTTTTTGTTCTCTGTTTGCCATAGGAACATAAATCACGATGATAGTATCTTCATCCTTCTCATATATCTCTACATCCTGATCAGATAGAAGATTTACGTTGACCTTTTTTCGATTATTGATTGTATCCCAGAAATGTTTTAACAGCTTGTCCCTGTCTGTACTTTTTAAACCTGTAGTTCTCCAGGTTCCATCTTTGTTTTCGGCAACTCCCAGAATAATTACGCCGCCATAACAAT from the Blautia wexlerae DSM 19850 genome contains:
- a CDS encoding ATP-binding protein is translated as MVHFFDITKFNLYKEDNRREVKKANGGLPSSLWETYSAFANCYGGVIILGVAENKDGTWRTTGLKSTDRDKLLKHFWDTINNRKKVNVNLLSDQDVEIYEKDEDTIIVIYVPMANREQKPVYINDDIFGGTFRRNHEGDYHCTKLQVKAMLRDQTDNTMDMDVLDDVPISDLNYETIQGYRNRHRALKPAHPFGRLNDSEYLRSIGAAAISNIDKCLHPTAAGMLMFGDEYNIVRHFPEYFLDYREILDPTIRWTDRLQSSSGEWSGNICDFYFRVYNKLVKDIKVPFKTIDGNRIDDTPVHEALREALANCLINADFYGVRGIVVRKEADRIVFENPGYSRTGKQQMKKGGISDPRNKVLMKMFNLINIGERAGSGVPNIFNTWEDQGWVEPVIEEQFDPDRTLLILSFDKKQAIKTSDKKQAIKTSDKKQANKSCHKKQNQKTLENIEKIREYLSKNNISKTSDIAEYIGLSLPRTRAILKEIPDVSPIGNNSNRKWTLQK